Proteins co-encoded in one Setaria viridis chromosome 9, Setaria_viridis_v4.0, whole genome shotgun sequence genomic window:
- the LOC117835540 gene encoding uncharacterized protein: MGISMMRMHVVVVCSVVGFLGLVVVILGVAAEAATAQAWVSAGEIDIDDGGLNVKCVYRATPALGCGIVAALLALTSQVAVTYASLCSWCCRTWELPKETRRIVGIALSAVSWIIVIIVVALFIAGAAMNTDQKRGLTADEKCPIDPGSALFAAATVFSVVATGLQIGSCVLLLATPPKGSTKPLATQQQDLATGQPESQQSAEVVVAGGDPPPPSAPSLSSEAKSQMLFLDVAMDYQNV; this comes from the exons ATGGGGATCAGCATGATGCGGATGCACGTGGTGGTGGTGTGCTCCGTGGTGGGCTTCCTaggcctcgtcgtcgtcatcctcggagtcgccgccgaggccgccaccGCGCAGGCGTGGGTCTCGGCCGGCGAAATAGACATCGACGACGGCGGCCTCAACGTCAAGTGCGTGTACCGGGCCACGCCGGCACTGGGCTGCGGTATcgtggcggcgctgctcgcGCTCACGTCTCAGGTCGCCGTTACCTACGCCAGCCTCTGTAGCTGGTGCTGCCGGACATGGGAGCTCCCCAAGGAGACGAGGCGCATCGTCGGCATCGCCCTGTCCGCCGTCTCATG GATCATCGTGATCATAGTGGTGGCACTGTTCATCGCGGGCGCAGCGATGAACACGGACCAGAAGAGAGGCCTCACCGCCGACGAGAAATGCCCCATCGACCCCGGCAGCGCATTGTTCGCCGCGGCGACGGTGTTTTCTGTGGTGGCCACCGGCTTGCAGATCGGCTCCTGCGTCCTGCTCCTGGCGACGCCGCCGAAAGGCTCCACGAAACCGCTGGCCACGCAGCAGCAGGACTTGGCCACGGGGCAGCCGGAGTCGCAGCAAAGTGCAGAGGTGGTGGTAGCAGGTGGTGACCCCCCGCCGCCTTCAGCTCCTTCCTTGTCGTCTGAAGCTAAAAGCcaa ATgctatttttggatgttgcaatgGACTATCAGAACGTCTGA